The following is a genomic window from Candidatus Eisenbacteria bacterium.
GGGTTTACGAAGAGCTTTTCCCGTCCGAACGACCGCTCCTGGAGCAAGCCGATGGAAACCAGCGCCTTCAGATATCGCGAGGCAGCCTGGCGCCCCGCGATGTTCCCCTCCACCAGGTTGGCGATTCGACAGTAGGGTTGCTCGAAGATTACGTCCACGAGCTCGCGGGTGTAGATCTTGGGAAGCCTCTGCCGCACAAGGGCGGCGGTATCCTCCGTCAGTTTGCGGATGGATCCGATTTTCGCTGTGGTCCAGGTTGCTGTCTCGTGGACTGCCTGGAGCATGAAGAGAAGCCACGGCTCCCACGCGCTCTTGCTCGTGACTTCGAGGAGCAGGCGGTAGTAATCCATCTTGTGCGCGATGATGTAGCGGCTCAGATATAGAATTGGAAGCGTGAGCAGATCTTGCTCGACGAGGAACAGACTGTTCAGCACCCGTCCGGTGCGCCCATTGCCGTCGGTAAACGGGTGGATCGCCTCAAACTGATAATGAGCGACCGCCAGCCGAATGAGAGGATCGATCGATACCTCTTCGTGCAGGAAGTGCTCCCAATTCGCAAGGAGATCACGGAGTAGTGTTTCGCCCTCGGGGGGCGTGTAGACGATTGCGCCCGTGGCTTCGTTAGCGAGCGCCGTCCCGGGTACCTTGCGCACCGACATTTCGACGCCCTTGATTTGAGAGC
Proteins encoded in this region:
- a CDS encoding Fic family protein, whose product is MSRKSVSQDTQTGQGRRPDRPYNELPKLPPATELDSKAVLRQCITARAALAELKQAAELIPNQTILINTLPVLEARASSEIENIVTTTDKLFQHLQAVGHADPATREALRYRRALLEGVGELKRRPLGTRAAEMICSQIKGVEMSVRKVPGTALANEATGAIVYTPPEGETLLRDLLANWEHFLHEEVSIDPLIRLAVAHYQFEAIHPFTDGNGRTGRVLNSLFLVEQDLLTLPILYLSRYIIAHKMDYYRLLLEVTSKSAWEPWLLFMLQAVHETATWTTAKIGSIRKLTEDTAALVRQRLPKIYTRELVDVIFEQPYCRIANLVEGNIAGRQAASRYLKALVSIGLLQERSFGREKLFVNPKLLGLLTREGREGSTAPGS